A region of the Passer domesticus isolate bPasDom1 chromosome Z, bPasDom1.hap1, whole genome shotgun sequence genome:
aggTACAAAATGTCCATCATATTTACATAGCATTTTAGTATATTGCTAAAGAAGTTATTAAGGCAGGAGCTAGAGGAGCTGTTCAGCATGTGTATAAATAACTTATACTTACTATacattaaaaggaagaaaagaaacctGTAGTCAATGCATCAAAATCCATTAAAGAATAGAGCACCTATATTGAAAAAAGGTACTCTTTGGATTTGAGAGTAAAACAATGTATATAGGCATGTACATGTGTTTGTGAGCATGTTTGGCAATAATATGTACCTCAACATGTTTAAAACCTTGTGACTATTTTAGCTGTTCTTTTCATTCAAACTCCCTTAATACAATTCTAAACTATGTACCTGgtctgaaatattttcactgtACCTGCTGCTGTCAGTATCTTTAAAAACATTAGTCATGACTGTGGACAGCTCAAATGAATCAGTGCAGTGTGTGGTAAACCCTTCTTCAGTACTCCAGTTTCAGTTAAGTCCAGCATATCACTAAAcaattctttaattttttttaattgttatgAAATCCTTGCAGGactgaaaaaatattgaatattatagggaaaattaaaaagacaagCAGGCCTGGGGACAGATCCTTGTTCTCATCTGAAAACCACCTGAATGGACAAGATTTTAATCTTCAAATTTATACACTTCTAACTTCAAAGATGTTACTGAAATCTTGTAAAATCCATAATCCCCCCCAAAATGAGCAATGGGTTCTGTTGATATGTTAAACAAGAGGTCTCTAGAACAAATATGCAGTGTTCCTTTCTGCAGAAACATAAATTAGCACTGACATTTTCACCAGATAAGGGAACATTCCATGGATGTAAGAGCATGTCCCAGAAAGGGTTAACAAAGGACCACTTACCAAACCAAAATTTTAACAACAATCCCTTATTAATAAGTTATTGATGGCTATAGGAAGaatctttgaattttttttcattctttgagCTTCAAGAACTAAACTAGAAAGGAGAAAGTATTATTTGTGAATTGGGCATGCTAAGCCAGATTGCACTCTGATATTTTGACCTATTGTATTTACATTGATAACAACTCTGAAGAACAATCAAGAGATAAATGTTACACACAAAGTTAATGTAAAACTAGAGACAGACAAACAGCAGTTTTAGATGATTTTCTAGAATATACAACAGCACTTTTAACTTTTCTCATATTAAATCCTTTACAATGCATTAAAATGCCAAATAAATCAGATACATCATGCATGATAACATGAGTTTAAAAAGTGTAAATTAGTTTCCTATTGTGCTCTAAGTTTCCACATTGAGGTCACCTCTTTTGCCCATTCACAGACCCATAGGCCCCACCTACTCAGATTTTAGAAATAATTACTGGATTACTTTTGGTACATCCATACTAAACTGCTGTAAAATGCAGTTTGGTGTCTTCATATCTTCTCAGTTCATGACTAActttaataatattaaaaaatttttGTTGTGGTTCAGGCATATagtttgaaaatgaaaatgtaaagaTGCCTATGTAAATCAAAATTAGATGGACAATTATAGTTCACTATTTGAAACACCAcaaaaaacacaccacaaatcaacaaaccaaccaaccatgcaaacaaaaaacaaacacaactaAAAGCCCATCAATTTAGTTATGTGTTTCAGTTCATGTCAGTTCAGttctgcaaaacagaaaagTATGTTTCAGAACACACAATCTTTAGATGAAATTCATGTTTCAGGAAAGACTTTATTAAATTTCCCAGACACTAAAATATCCCTCACTGGATcctttttttttagtgaaaCATAATTAACTTTTATTCTTTATATGGATTCAAGTTGAAGATTTGTTGCTTCTTGTATGAACATAATGGATCACTAATTTGGACAATGAGATATGGAATTTTACAGTGTTTTTTATAATGACAATAAgtaaataatgaataataatTGTGAGGACTTCTATCTTTATCTTAGTCCAAACTTAGCCAGAGATTTTCTCAGATCAGGTGAAAGAAGGACTGAGGTAATCTGATCTCAGTTTTTCATGCTGAAACAATGCTATTTCAACAAGTCAGTTTTCCTGCTTATTTCACTTTCTATGTGTGGACAATggcattttttcattatttgagATATACTGCTAAAAAGGACTAATATGTAGCAATTGTTAATAATGTCAGGTTAAAGAGATAAAATAAGAGAGAATCTCAGATTAAAGTGATATTGTACTGTGTGGAATTCTTAAAGTGATACTGTACTGTGTGGAATTCATAATAATTCACTGGTGAATCTGCCATTTTTCCTACAAAAGttcaagaataaaaaaattaattattcattATATTGCCAAACAGAGAGTTTCTGATTATTATAAATTCATTTATAGTGTTTATTTCTTGTAGAGTTCTACCACAGGAAATCTTAAACATATTGGATAATATTTGGAAAGGTTTGTATGACAAAGAACAGTCTTTGTCTTTTGTCTAGCAGGACGGAAAAATAATCTGTTACAGTATTCctaaaagtaataaaatttcAAGGATTGGAGcttgcttttaatttatttcagacTTTCTCAAAATAAATAACATTATCTATTTATGCTCAGTGAGCTTCCCCAATAAAAAAGGGTGAATACCTGAAGAAAAAGGGACTTACCCAGAATTATTAGGAGCATAATAAACCAGTTCTCTGAGAACAGACTTCACTGTCTATTACTTTGGTAACTTGCTTCTTCTGTATTATGACAGTCAGAAGGAATCTTTTGGACCTAAgtgcagaagaaaggagccGCTTTGTGAATGCCTTGCACCAAGCCAAGGTGACAGTCCATCCTGACATCGTTATTGCCACACGAAGACGTGAAGAAATTTTTGGACCAGATGGCAACACACCTCAGTTCGAGAATATCTCCATTTATAACTACTTTGTGTGGTCTCATTATTATTCTGTCAGGAAGACTTTCCTTGGTGCAGGCCAGCAGAGTTTTGGAGGAGTTGATTTCTCTCATGAGGGACCCGCTTTTGTCACATGGCATAGATACCATCTATTGCAGCTTGAAAGAGACATGCAGGTGAAGTTCCTGTAAATGTTTACTGGTATTCGTGCTATGTTTTGTACAGTTAAAAAACTTCATTCCATattaaaatagggaaaaatgaCATCAGCTTTCCCTACATGTTGAAGTGATTCTGCTTCAATTTCAGTAACTCATTTGGTATACAAAATTTAATAGAGTGTATTTAGGCTTCAGACTGTCACTCTTACAGAGATgtttaaatataatattttaatcAGAGCAatagaaaatgtaaaatttcCATAAAAATCTCATGAAAAAAAGATGTATTCTAGATATATTTTGCTGGACGAACAATGTTCTTTTCAGTGGTGTTTTTAATCTCATGGCCATTATTCTTGAATAACATTagccaaagcagcagaaattcTGAAGAAAGTGATAACAGAGATGGCTTAGATATTCAGAATCACATTTGGTTTGAGTAACTAGTTACAGAAATCAGTGTTTTGTTATATCCTCTTCCATAAATCAAtgattctctttttttccttctcttatgCAGACCTATTCAAAAAAATGGGTATAGTATTTTATGAGCCATCATCCCTCCTAAAAAAGCAAGAATTAAGTTTTCAAGGTCAAGACTAAATAGTGTCTGAAACCACTTCAGTGTTTCCACTAGCTTTAATTGCTTTACATCAGGCTGAGGTACAAACTCCCTTCCAAGATACACATTTGTCATCAGTGGCATTTCTCTAAGTGAAAGCCCTGAGAAGTTCTGTCTGTGATTTAATATATATTCCTATTTATGTCAGTAGGCTTGATCATTAGTCAAAGTAATTTTGCCTCAGTAACTCCAGAACTGTTCAACTCTAACCCTTACTAGAACCAAACAATGCCAATTGGAAAAGCCAGTACCCCTATTCTTTATATTTCCTTCAGTTCCACAGTTGACCTAGTTATTATGTGCACTGCAAAGACTGGTTCTGTTGACAGGCCATTAAAAATATTTCGAAAATGGGGCCTCAGTGTTAATTTATGTTTCTGACTGCTCACAATATGGTTTCATGGGAGAGGTACTGTCTTATTAGTGGGGGAGATACATAATTCAGTTCAGCAGTACAGCTATCTGTTCTGCTGAACAAAGGTATCAATGTGAAAAACTACCAAAAGCTTCTACATTAATTTTACATAGAGTtcttctcttctgtaaggcaggATTATGACTTTTACTGAGATGTATTTAGCTGTTTTTTAACATTCTTCTAGCAGTTAATATTATAGCTGTCTATGTCAAACACATAGTAACACCATATTTATGTGTATTAGAACATGCTACAGGACCCCACTTTTGGACTGCCCTACTGGAACTTTGCAACAGGACAAAATACATGTGATATCTGCTCAGATGACTTGATGGGAGCTAGAAGCAATTTTGATGTCTCTCTTATAAGCCAGAATTCAATCTTCTCTCAGTGGCGAGTGCTATGTGAAAATGTAGAAGATTATGAAACCTTGGGAACCATCTGTAACAGTAAGTACGAATGATGGAAAATATCTGGAGATAAAATTCtcttaataataaataaatgtaatacTTTACATTGTAGTGACTTTTTCCAGCCAAAAGGTCTTGAAGTGGTCTTTGAATATTCTTGATACATGTTTCATCAGTCTGTTGAGATAATACATACTATCAGGAGCTTGTAGCAGAAGAAAGATTAAATGCTTTGCCTTCCCTTCTTACGCAGTACCAATTTATCTCTGGCACCATAAATAATTACATCTGGCAGCGTTATTTCTTAACTGAAGCTTAACTTTTCTTCTGACTACTCCACTTATCACCTTCATGCCATTCTGCTCCTAAAATGAGAACATCCAACAAATCCCCATAATAACTATGCATACCATGTTTTAAGTGAGTAATACTATATTCTAACATGCCTACCCAAATTaaggtaatttttaaaataccagTAAGTTCCTTCATAGAAGCATCGTCATggaaatatggggaaaaaataggaatCCCCCAATATCGGGTTAGTTATTTACATAATCTTTTTCCCAGCTACACTATCAGGACATCCTCAATATGTTGGCCTAGTTCTCATCAGGAAATCACATGAAAGTCTGTAGAAAATTTTCCTAAATCATATAGAGAACAACAAACTTCAGTAAGAAGCTTCTTTTTACATCCTGGAGCAGAGAATCCAGAACACAGGGCCCCATGAGGATTCTTTGCCTGACATAAGGAACTGACCAGTTCATTCAGTGTAAGTGTTATTtgtgagggatttttttttcctccatggtTCAGTCATGAGACCAATTTGTTCTGTGGCCTACTGTTCTGGaccttgttttctctcttctctccatTTCCAGGTACTGAGGGTGGTCCCATCCGAAGAAATCCTGCTGGAAATGTAGCACGACCTATGGTACAGCGTCTCCCAGAGCCTGAGGACGTTGCTCAGTGTTTGGAAGTTGGTGTATTTGACACTCCTCCTTTTTATTCCAATTCAACAGACAGTTTCCGTAACACAGTAGAAGGTAAACACGGCAAATAAAAAGACCTGGAGCAACTCCAAATAAGTCAGGGAGCAGACTTGCCACTTTTTCCTGTTGGAAGTATGAGTTTTGAGACAGGCTGTTGGATAAGAAGAATACATTGTTCTTAGCATTAAGTATTAGCTCAGTGTTAAGAGGAAACAAGCTCTACGTAAATTAttataaaatgtaaattatgtAAAATCCATAAAGGTGTCAAGAGTCTACTGCTGGTATACTAAGTGAAAAATAACTTCAGGTCCTTGGCACATACTTAGTAAGTTGCCTTTGTTGAAAACACAGTCCTTGACAGTGGATTGATGCTGCTGAATCCCTAAATGAAGCAAATAAGAGCTTTTAATAGTTATTCTTGtatctgaattaaaacaaagaaaaaaaaaacaaacaaaataaattgaaaGCTGTTGTAGTACTTAGTGCAATAGTATTGAAATAGTAATTGAACTCTGGGTACAGGATTTACTGCTAGACATGCTAGCCCTACTCTCTGGGATATAAAACTGTTCTTCTATAAGCTCTGCACATTTAAAACTAAACCCTCcaacacatgcacacacacaacaGAAAAAAGAGCCTAAAGATTTGATTTATAGTGTTCAGACAGCATCCTAACAACCTCTTCTATACCTTAATAATCCAGAGTGttttaagaggaaaaattaCAAAGTGACAGTTCAAAGTGCTGTCTATCAATACCTAGGTGTCCAAACATGGCTTTAAAAAATCAACTGTATGTAGCCCTCCCTGAATCAATTGTCCAAAGTTTGAACACAGGAGGAGTTTTCATGATGCTTCATATCCTACCATCTGACTTAAGGATTATGAGGTTTTGGCCACAAAAAAAGCTACACTCTATcttcactgaaaaaataaacatcAGAGCATGTGAGGCTTTCCAATATGTGTTCCCAGTATGCCTAGAAGTGATGTATGGAAACCTAACAGCTAGCTCATTAGAATAAATATCAAGATACACCTGCTTTAGTAAGCAGTTAGAAAACTCATGCAACTATTTTAGTATGTGAAAGATATATAGGGGCTAAATATATACCTCTAGTTTCATGCTATGATGTTATTTGGCCATTTTTGTGGTAGAACCCAGCAGCTTTGCAATCCACATTCCCAGCGTTCTTTCATAAAGTCtattttaatctgaaaattATGCATTCCAGGAACATTTCCCAAATATCAGTAGGTACAGAATTAGCTACCCTTTTGTTTTAAGCAAAACAACCCAATAACATGAAagcatttcagagaaaaaaagaaaaagaaaaaaagaaaaagaaaaagaaaaagaaaaagaaaaagaaaaagaaaaagaaaaagaaaaagaaaaagaaaaagaaaaagaaaaagaaaaagaaaaagaaaaagaaaaagaaaaagaaaaagaaaaagaaaaagaaaaagaaaaagaaaaagaaaaagaaaaagaaaaagaaaaagaaaaagaaagtattaATCTGAGACTGCAGcttccaaaaaaaaatcttcactggaattttgttttcttctttgtttgtATATTCAGGGTACAGTGATCCTTCAGGAAAATATGACCCAGCAGTTCGAAGTCTTCATAACTTGGCTCATCTATTTCTGAATGGGACAGGAGGGCAAACTCATTTATCACCAAATGACCCCATTTTTGTCCTCCTGCACACATTTACAGATGCTCTTTTTGATGAGTGGCTGAGACGGCATTCTGCAGGTAAGATGTTCTCATGGACAGGATGGCTGGTTGTCAGTCTTTGTAGTCACAAAAACTCAACTCCTTCTTGTGGGACAGCAAGATGCCCCTAAATTTAGGAGAGAGGATTGGAATTTCAAGAGTTAGTATTATTAACAATGACAAAGTAGCAACAAGCAAGCTCTCTTCCTCACCCTATTGACATCCAATTGCAGACCACTCTCTGTGCAGGGACCTGGTCAGACACAGCAGGCACAATTCAAGAGAACAGCATGTGGGAATAAACTGTCTCCATAGAGAAAGGACATTGTAACCCCTGAAGGACATTCCACCGTTGTGTGGAGTAAATATCTATTTTCTTCTTGTCAAAGGAAGGACAGATGCCATACACATTCATTTTCACCCCTTTGTTATATACTACCAGCATTCAATAACCATCTCCATATACTCCTAAAGGATAGTTACCATTTCTGCCcttgtttttttaattccaaaaagaacagaaaaaggtAATACaagagaaagtgaaaaagaggaagaa
Encoded here:
- the TYRP1 gene encoding 5,6-dihydroxyindole-2-carboxylic acid oxidase; translated protein: MRIPMLLYLSLLPLLTTLGQAGAQFPRQCATVESLRSGMCCPDYFPVFGPGTDRCGVSTGRGRCVQVTVDSRPHGPQYIHDGRDDREQWPIRFFNQTCRCNGNFSGYNCGSCRPGWTGPTCSQQISIVRRNLLDLSAEERSRFVNALHQAKVTVHPDIVIATRRREEIFGPDGNTPQFENISIYNYFVWSHYYSVRKTFLGAGQQSFGGVDFSHEGPAFVTWHRYHLLQLERDMQNMLQDPTFGLPYWNFATGQNTCDICSDDLMGARSNFDVSLISQNSIFSQWRVLCENVEDYETLGTICNSTEGGPIRRNPAGNVARPMVQRLPEPEDVAQCLEVGVFDTPPFYSNSTDSFRNTVEGYSDPSGKYDPAVRSLHNLAHLFLNGTGGQTHLSPNDPIFVLLHTFTDALFDEWLRRHSADISTYPLENAPIGHNRQYNMVPFWPPVTNNEMFVTAPENLGYSYEVEWPGRALGVTEMITIAIVTALVLVAIIFAAAACIVRVKKNKDDLHQPLLTDQYQHYSDDYDGIPTPSQSVV